The genomic window AGGATGTTCACGGACGAGGCGAAGATCGCATCTCGCCTCGTCCACCCGAACATCGTTCAGATCTACGACCTCGGCGAGGCCGACGGGACGCCCTATATCGCGATGGAGTATGTGCCCGGGCGCGACCTGTTTCGAGTTCTCCAACGCCTCGGATCCCTCGACCGGCGGTGCCCGTGGCGGCTGGCCACCAAGATTGTCAAGGAGGTCTGCACCGGTCTCCAATTTGCACACGACTTTCGTTCACCGGACGGACAGCCCCAGGAGATCGTCCACCGCGACGTCAGCCCGCGGAACATCATCATCACATACAACGGTGAGATCAAGCTGACTGACTTCGGGGTGGCGAGGGCGCGTGATCGTGAGGAGCACACCGAGCACGGAGTCATCAAAGGCAAGGTTCGGTACCTGAGCCCTGAGGCGGCCTACGCCAAAGAAGTGGACCGGCGTTCAGACCTGTTCTCCCTCGGGATCGTCTTCGGTGAGATGTTGCTGATGGCCCCGCTCCGTACCGGCGACAACGAAATGGCTATGCTGCTCGACATCCGCAAGGGCGAGTTTGACCGCAAGCGTTTCAACACGATTCCAAAACCCCTGCGGTCAGTTCTCGAAAGGGCTCTCGAGGTCGAACGGGACGACCGGTTCCCCACGGCGGTGGATTTTGCCGAAACCCTCGAGGCGAAGTCCGACGAAAACTCGGCACCGATGAGCGAAGCGGAGGTCGCGACCTTCATGCACTCGCTCTTCGCAGACGACATTGAACAGGAGAAGCTGAGGGACGACGAGGTTGAAAAGGAGCTGCGCAGGGTTCCTGGAGACGACGATATTCTCCAGAGGGCGGCTGCAAGTGGCACCCCCAGGGCGCCCTCGGGCTCCCTCAAGAACCCTCTCAATATCTTCGCCGCGAGGGGCGCAGGCCCGGTGGCGGTGCCCGCCGTTGATGCGGTTGACAAGAGACCCCCTCAAGCGACCAAGGAGGGGCTGCTGCACGAGAGTTCGTTGTGCAGGGTGCTGCATCAGATAGCGGATGGTTCGGTGACCGGAATCCTCGATTTTCACCGCGACCCGATCAAGAAATCGATCCAGTTCGAGAACGGAAACCCAGTGTTCGCAGACTCGAACATCGAAAGTGAGCTGTTCGGCGAGCACCTCGTCGCGCAGGGCGTTTTGTCGCGAGGTCAGCACGGCGAGACGCTTGACTTCGCGGCAAGGAAAGGGCTGCGATTCACTGAGGCGTTGCTGGCCCTCAACGCCTGCACCCCCAACGTGCTGTTTCAGCAGCTCGGGGGTCAGGTTCGCAACCGTATTCTCGATCTCTTCAGCTGGATCACGGGTTCGTTCGAGCTCTATGAAGACGCGCCGATCACACAATCAGGCCTCCCACTGAATCTCCGCACCCACACGTTGATTCACGAGGGAGTCCAGGAGCGACTCCCGCTGGTGGTCGTGCGCCGTTTCATGGAGGGCCGCACTCCTCAAACGGTACTGCGGGTACCGGGCAGCATCCCCGCGGACCTCCAGCTTTCCGGTCGACAACAGCGGATCCTGCGCACCATCGAAGCCGAAGAGACGACCGTCGAAGAATTGGTCCGGCAGGAGAAGGACGAGGAGTGGCTGCTGCGCCTCCTCTTCATGCTGCACGAGATCCAGCGCATCGTTTTCCGTGACTAACGCGACGTCTGGCGCATCCACGTGAGAGCCGCAAAGACGCGAAGAGCGCAAAGAAGATCATTTGTGTTTCCGAAACGAAATGGGATTCCTTTGCGCGGCCTCTGCGATCTTCGCGCAGTTGGCGGTTCAAAAACCGCGGCTAACTTATATTCGTGGCGATGGGGCATTTCGAGTCGAAGAAGCTGTTGGTCTGGGGAATGGCAGCGATCCTCCTGTGGCTCGTGGCCGGGGTCATCGATCGCCGGACTGAGATCCAGGTCAGCACATTCGGCCAACGGCTCCAACTCGAGGTTGCCGGCGCGACCCTCTCGGCCCCAATCGCCTTTGACCATCTGACGTCGATCGAAATTCGTGCGATGGATTCCATCGATCCTTTGCGCGGAGTCGAACTCACCATCGAGGACTCCCGGGGCGAGGTCATGCGTCGGCGCCTGCCACGGAGGTTCCAGTTCCCGGCCGGCGACATCGTCCCCGTCGGTGACTGGGAGCTCGACGAGCTCGCCGGTTACGGTCCGGTGTGGCGAACCGTGGCGGAAGTGGAAGGACCATTCACGCTCACCGCCTCCTTCCGTGGCAGGTTTCACCACGACCTCGAGGTGATCCTGCACGGGGAACCCGGCGTATCAGTTGCGGCTCGGCGGGGGTTGATCAACAACGACGCGTTCATTCGCACGGCCGGCGGTGTGACCCTGGCGTCTGCGAGCATCGACCCGACGCCGCTGGCAGATTCGGGCGCCATTGCCGCCAGTGCACTCAGGGCGGTGGCCGTCGCCTGCCTCTTGATATCGGTCTTCACGGTCATTGGATCTTCTCGGTCATCCTCCACGCCCGTAGCTTCGAAACCCTCGAACATGTTGCCGTTGGCCTTCGCCCTAGCCGTAGGAGCCATGGGCATCTCGATCTGGATGGCGACGAGTGTTCTGGAATGTCTCCCCCACCTTCCGGATTCGGTGACCTATCTCCTGCAGGCGCGTTGGATGCTCGACGGTGCACTGTGGGGATCTGTGTCGACTGCTCAGGACGGGCTCACCGTGCCATTCACCTACGTCCTCGGCGATCGTTGGCTCGGGCACTATCCCCCGGGTTGGCCCTTCCTGATGGCGATCGGCCTCGCACTTGGAGCACCGTGGCTGGTGGCACCGGTTCTCGGCGGAATCTTCGTGATGCTCCTCTACCTCACCGGTCGCGAGCTCGATCGACCGTCCACCGGTTTGGTCGCCGCGTCGCTCGGCCTGCTGTCACCGATGGTTCGCATTATTTTCAGCAGTATGCTGTCGCATGCGGCTGCCGCCACTCTCATTCTCGCGGGCCTCTGGTTGTTCCTCATATCACGCCGGACCGGGGGATGGTCGCCAGCCGCCATTTCGGGGGCGTGCTTCGGATTGGCCTTCGGGATCCGGCCCCTTTCTACAATGGCTGCGGCCGTTCCCGTGGCAGCCGCTTGCGGCGCCGTCTTCCTGATGCGCCACCGATCCGCCTCACGAACGCCGGCGATCGGTTGGTTTGCCGGGGCCGTTGTGGCGGCCCTGCCCACTCTGGCCGCCAATCTCGCCATCACCGGCAACGCTTTTGCGTTTCCCTATTCGCTGGCCGGCAAGTCGATGTATCTCCCATCGAATCTGCCGTTCGGGATCCGCAATCTCGACGTTCTGTTGTACACAGCCGGCAATGTGTTGCACGGCTGGGGCTGGCCATACTTCCATGGACCATTCTGGGTAGCTCTCGCGTTTGCCTTCGGCCTGTTGCCGTTCCTGCTCCGCCGGCAAACGGCAACCGACCTTCTCCTGGCGATGGTGATCGGATCCGTGGCGATTGCCCATCTCGGCAGTCGCGGCCACGGTCTCCACGGCTTTGGCCCGCGATACCTCTTCGAGGTGTTCGGCCCCCTCTTGCTGCTCAATGCGAGGGGTTTCACCGAGCTCGCACGCCATGGTCGTCAGGGGGCCCACTCGGGCAGTCGGGCCGCCACAGCGATCGCAGCGGGCCTGTTTGTGGTCCTGTGCGGCTTCGCCGCAGCTGCCCTCCCGCAGCGGCTCGCCCTCTATCACGGTTACAACGGGATCGACGGGTCTCTCGAACAGCAGATTATGGAGGCAGGTCTCGAGCGGGCTCTGATTCTGCTGCCCAAAGGAGATTGGCGTGGCTGGGCGATGGCGTCTCGGATGATCGATCCAGCGCCTGATGCCGACCTGATCTTCCTCCAGGCCGAGCCTAAGGACGCGGTGGTCACCCAGGTCGCCGGTGGCCGCCCGATCTTCGCCTGGCGCGACGGCCGGCTGATTGAAGTCAAGCATTTTGTCAACATTGTCGAGGCCCAAGCCGACTCATGTCGCCCTGGCCCCGACCACCCTCCCTGATTGAACCGCAAAGACGCAAAGGCCGCAAATAAAATCCCCGGTGTATCCGAACTCAATTGCATAGCTTCGCGCGGACTTAGCGACCTTGGCGGTCCTGGCGGCTCGTAAACACGCGGGTTGAACTTGAATCTCGAATCTTGGACCAGCATGATTGGCGAACGATGAACGGCGTGACGAAATCCTGGCGCGCGGGCTATGTGCGGCTCCTGAAGAATGGTGAGCTCGAGCAACGGGCACAAAAGCTTGGTGCCATGCTGACCGACTGTGAAGTATGCCCTCGCTCGTGCAGGGTGGATCGGCGCCGCGATGTCGGCGAGTGCGCCACCGGCTCCGACGCCGTCATCGCGTCCTGGAACCCGCACCACGGAGAAGAACCTGTCATTTCCTGCAGACGCGGTTCGGGGACCGTCTTCCTCGCCAACTGCAACCTTCGCTGTGTCTTTTGCCAGAACCACGACATCTCCCAGCAGCCACGTTCGTTTGCAGGGCAGTCCATCGCCGACGAGGAGCTCGCCTCCATCTTCCTCGAACTCCAGGATCGCGGCTGCCACAACATCAACTGGGTCTCCCCATCGCATCAGGTTCCGCAGCTCGTACGGGCCCTACAGGTGGCCGCGACCCGCGGCCTCTCGATTCCGATCGTCTACAACACGAACGGGTATGATTCGGTCGAGACTCTGCGGCTGCTCGACGGCATCGTCGACATCTACATGCCGGACCTCAAGTACGCGGATCCCGAAACGGGGCGGCGGCTGTCAACCGTCGGGGACTATCCAACTCATGCGCGCAGGGCGCTGGTCGAGATGTTCCGCCAGATAGGTAGCGAATGGGAGCTCGGCCCCGAGGGTGAGCTGAGGCGTGGTCTGTTGGTGAGGATGTTGGTCCTCCCGGGCGACCTCGCCGGCATCGAGGAAAATCTCGCATGGATCGCCTCTACGCTGTCGCCCGAAGTCGCAATCTCCCTCCTTGCACAGTACCGGCCAGCCCACCGAGCACTGCGCTCGCCGGACCTCGGCGACATCGCCCGCGGAATCAACCGCGAGGAATGGCGGAGTGCGGTCACGGCGCTCGAAAAGAACATGAGTGGCGATCGGCATCATGTGCAAGGAGTGTGGCTTTGAATTTTGAATTATGAGTTTTGAGTTTTGAATTCCTACCCACCTCCGCGAAATACGGGAGGAAGGGCGGGTTTTCCGAGCGCCGGAGGCGCGACAGATGTTTAGCCCCAGTTTCATGGGCCTCCAAATCCTCGAGCCGCGAAGCGGCGACAGAGATCCGGCTTCGACCACGGCGAGGCGACCTAACGCGCTCGCTTCCTCGGGCCGGTCATCTTCTCGGGGTCGAGGACTGCTGTCATTTCCTCCTCCGTCAGAAGACCCTTCTCGCGCACCAGTTCGACGATCCCACGTCCGGTTTCGAGGGCCTCCTTGGCGAGCTCGGTCGTGGCATCGTAGCCGAGCACCGGGTTGAGGGCGGTCACGACGCCGATGCTGCGCTCTATGTACTCGCGGCACACATCGGTGTTCGCAGTGATGCCGTCGACGCAATGAACCCGCAGGGTCGATGCAGCATTCATGAACATTGTCTGCGACTCGAGAATGCAGTCCGCAATCACCGGCTCCATGACGTTGAGCTCGAGCTGGCCAGCTTCCGCAGCCAGGGTCACCGCCAGGTCATTGCCGATCGCACGGAAGCACACCTGGTTGACGACCTCGGGAATCACCGGGTTGACCTTGCCAGGCATGATCGACGACCCGGGCTGCAGGCGAGGGAGATTGATCTCGTTGATCCCGGCCCTCGGGCCGGAGGACAGCAAGCGGAGATCGTTGCAGATCTTTGACAGCTTGATGGCAACGCTCTTCTGGCAGGCCGAGTAGAGCACGAACGGCTGTGTGTCCTGCGTAGCCTCCACCAGGTCCGGCGCGAGCCGGATCGCCTTGCCGGTGATCTCGACGAGATGTTCGACACAGCGCTCCGCGTAGCCTTCTGGTGCGTTGAGTCCGGTGCCGATGGCAGTGCCGCCCATGTTGACCTCGAGCAGCGTCTCCTCGCACTCGGAAAGTGCGTCGATCTCGTTGTCGAGGCTCTCCGCCCAGGCATCGAACTCCTGGCCGAGTGTCATCGGGACGGCGTCTTGAAGCTGGGTTCGACCCATTTTGAGCACACCCGCAAACTCCTCCCCCTTCGTTCGAAGGGCCGCCACCAGTGCTCGAAGTTCGCAGACGAGACGCGTGTTGCCGAGCGCGATGGCGACGTGCAGAGCGCTCGGATAGACGTCATTGGTGGACTGCGAGCAGTTGACGTGGTCGTGTGGATCGCAGTGTGCGTACTCGCCCTTGGCATGACCCATCAGCTCGAGTGCACGGTTGGCGATGACCTCGTTGGCGTTCATGTTGGTCGAGGTGCCGGCTCCGCCCTGAATCACGTCGACCGGAAACTGGTCGTGGAGCGCACCATCGATGATCTCGCGGCACGCGCCTTCGATGCCCTCGAGAACGCTGGCGGATAGTCTGCCGCATTCGTGGTTGGCGCGCGCCGCCGCGAGCTTGACCATGGCGAGGGCCCGAATGAGTTCCGGGTACTGACTGATCGGAACCCCCGTGATGTGAAAGTTTTCGATCGCCCGCTGCGTCTGAATGCCGTAGTAGGCGTCGGTCGGCACGGCCTTCTCACCGAGCAGATCATGTTCGATTCGGGATGAGGGCATGTCGAAGCCTCCAGGTTCGGGATAGGAGCCTTATAGCACGTGGATGCTGGATGCTGGATGCTGGATGCTGGATGCTGGATGCTGGATGCTGGATGCTGGATGCTGGATGCTGGATGCTGGATGCTGGATGCATCAAATCGATAAGTCGTCTCGCTGACGTGTCAAGGGGTGGGTGGGCGTATCGAGAATCCAGTATCTAGGATCCAGCATCGGGTGGTCGGGGGGATCGAGCAGCGAGTATCGATAGAAGGACCTCAGTCGGGCGGGTGGGCGAGAAACTCGAAATCCGAAATCCCAATTTCAAAAATCGCCTGAACAGGCACGGTTACACTGTCCGGCATGGGAAAAAAGCACCGCAAGACGTTGTATCTAGTTGACGGCCCCAACATGGCGTTTCGCGCCTTCTACGCGATCGGGGGTATGACCAACTCGCAGGGCCTGCCGACCAATGCTCTCTTCGGCTTCACCAATATGCTGCTCAAGCTCATCCGGGACGAAAGACCGGATTATCTCGCTATCACCTGGGACCCCAAGGGCGGTTCCTTCAGAGAAAGCGTCTACCCCGACTACAAGGGAACACGAGCGGAAATGCCCGACGCGTTGCGCGCCCAGATGCCTCATTTCACGCGCATCGCCGAAGCCTTCGACGTGCCGTTTCTCTGCATCGAGAATTTCGAAGCTGACGACGTGATGGGCACGCTCGCCCGCCGCCACGAAGGCGAGCTCGATGTCGTGCTCGTGACCTCAGACAAGGACCTCATGCAGCTGGTGTCGGACAACGTCACCCTTTTCGACTCGATGAAGGATCGACGCATCTCTTTTCCCGAAGTGGACGAGAAGTTCGGATGCACTCCCGAGCTGGTACCGGACGCGCTTGGCATCTGGGGCGACTCGTCGGACAACATTCCGGGCGTCAAGGGCATCGGCGAGAAGGGGGCCAAGGCCCTGCTCGCGAAGTGGAATGGCCTCGACGACATCTACGAGCACATCGACGAGATCACGCCGCCGGGCACCAGGGCCAAGCTCGAAAACGACCGCGACAACGCCTACCTTTCCCGTGATCTCGCGACAATTCGTGTCGACGCTCCGGTCGACGTCGAGCTTGAAGCACTCGCCCTCCAGTACCCACCGCCCGAGGACCGCGCCCAGGAGCTGTTCACCGAACTCGAGTTCCGTACGCTGCTCAAGCAGTTCGGCGGCGAGATGGCGTCGATCAAGCGCGATGCGTATCGCCTGGTAACGACTGCCGAAGAGCTCGAGGAGCTTCGGTCGGTGCTGGCTGCAGCCGAACGATTCGCGCTCGACACCGAGACGACGTCGCTCGACGCCCTGCAGGCAGGCCTCGTCGGCCTTTCTTTCTGCGCTGACCAGGAGGTCGCCTGGTACGTTCCGGTGGCCCATGCAGTTCTCGAACCACAGCTCACCTGGGATGCCGTTCGCGAATCGCTCGCGCCGCTGATCGAAAGCCCCGAAGTGGGCATCGTTGGCCAGCACCTCAAGTACGATCTCAAGGTCCTCGCGAAGCACGGTGTCGAGCTCGGCGGCATCGACGGCGACACTCTGATCGCCGACTACCTCCTGAGCCCTGATCGACGCTCGCACAAGCTCGACGATCTCGCTTTGATCCACCTTTCCCACCGAATGATTCCGTACGACGAGGTCGCCGGCGGCAAGGGAAGTTTCGCCGAGGTCGGTCTCGAGGATGCCCGCGATTACGCTGCCGAGGACGCGCATGTGACCTGGTTGCTCGATGCCAAGCTCGAGCCGATGCTCGCGGAGGCGGAGCTCGACCGCCTTTACCACGAACTCGAACTACCCCTGATCCCGGTCCTGGCACAGATGGAAACCAACGGAATTGCAGTCGACCGGGCGGTCCTCGAAGACCTGTCAATCGAGCTTGCGAAACGCGTGGCGGAGGCAGAGGCACAGTGTCATGAGGCCGCCGGCCAGGAGTTCAACATCGGCTCCGTCAAACAGCTGCGCGAAATCCTCTTCGACAAGCTCGACCTGCCGGTAATCAGGAAGACAAAGACTGGGCCCTCGACGAATGAGGCGGTGTTGTCCGAGCTCGCGCTACAGCATCCTCTGCCGCGGGCAATCCTCGACTACCGTTCTCTGGTCAAGCTCAAGAACACCTACGTCGATCCGTTGCCCGAACTGATCAACCCGGAGACCGGCCGCATCCACACCCATTTCTCGCAGACCACCGCGGCCACCGGACGGCTCTCTTCCACCGATCCCAACATGCAGAACATTCCGGTT from Acidobacteriota bacterium includes these protein-coding regions:
- a CDS encoding protein kinase gives rise to the protein MERFGKYILVDKISSGGMADVYRAKVLGIRGFTKTVAIKRIHPHLLERKRFLRMFTDEAKIASRLVHPNIVQIYDLGEADGTPYIAMEYVPGRDLFRVLQRLGSLDRRCPWRLATKIVKEVCTGLQFAHDFRSPDGQPQEIVHRDVSPRNIIITYNGEIKLTDFGVARARDREEHTEHGVIKGKVRYLSPEAAYAKEVDRRSDLFSLGIVFGEMLLMAPLRTGDNEMAMLLDIRKGEFDRKRFNTIPKPLRSVLERALEVERDDRFPTAVDFAETLEAKSDENSAPMSEAEVATFMHSLFADDIEQEKLRDDEVEKELRRVPGDDDILQRAAASGTPRAPSGSLKNPLNIFAARGAGPVAVPAVDAVDKRPPQATKEGLLHESSLCRVLHQIADGSVTGILDFHRDPIKKSIQFENGNPVFADSNIESELFGEHLVAQGVLSRGQHGETLDFAARKGLRFTEALLALNACTPNVLFQQLGGQVRNRILDLFSWITGSFELYEDAPITQSGLPLNLRTHTLIHEGVQERLPLVVVRRFMEGRTPQTVLRVPGSIPADLQLSGRQQRILRTIEAEETTVEELVRQEKDEEWLLRLLFMLHEIQRIVFRD
- a CDS encoding radical SAM protein, with amino-acid sequence MNGVTKSWRAGYVRLLKNGELEQRAQKLGAMLTDCEVCPRSCRVDRRRDVGECATGSDAVIASWNPHHGEEPVISCRRGSGTVFLANCNLRCVFCQNHDISQQPRSFAGQSIADEELASIFLELQDRGCHNINWVSPSHQVPQLVRALQVAATRGLSIPIVYNTNGYDSVETLRLLDGIVDIYMPDLKYADPETGRRLSTVGDYPTHARRALVEMFRQIGSEWELGPEGELRRGLLVRMLVLPGDLAGIEENLAWIASTLSPEVAISLLAQYRPAHRALRSPDLGDIARGINREEWRSAVTALEKNMSGDRHHVQGVWL
- a CDS encoding aspartate ammonia-lyase, with protein sequence MPSSRIEHDLLGEKAVPTDAYYGIQTQRAIENFHITGVPISQYPELIRALAMVKLAAARANHECGRLSASVLEGIEGACREIIDGALHDQFPVDVIQGGAGTSTNMNANEVIANRALELMGHAKGEYAHCDPHDHVNCSQSTNDVYPSALHVAIALGNTRLVCELRALVAALRTKGEEFAGVLKMGRTQLQDAVPMTLGQEFDAWAESLDNEIDALSECEETLLEVNMGGTAIGTGLNAPEGYAERCVEHLVEITGKAIRLAPDLVEATQDTQPFVLYSACQKSVAIKLSKICNDLRLLSSGPRAGINEINLPRLQPGSSIMPGKVNPVIPEVVNQVCFRAIGNDLAVTLAAEAGQLELNVMEPVIADCILESQTMFMNAASTLRVHCVDGITANTDVCREYIERSIGVVTALNPVLGYDATTELAKEALETGRGIVELVREKGLLTEEEMTAVLDPEKMTGPRKRAR
- the polA gene encoding DNA polymerase I; protein product: MGKKHRKTLYLVDGPNMAFRAFYAIGGMTNSQGLPTNALFGFTNMLLKLIRDERPDYLAITWDPKGGSFRESVYPDYKGTRAEMPDALRAQMPHFTRIAEAFDVPFLCIENFEADDVMGTLARRHEGELDVVLVTSDKDLMQLVSDNVTLFDSMKDRRISFPEVDEKFGCTPELVPDALGIWGDSSDNIPGVKGIGEKGAKALLAKWNGLDDIYEHIDEITPPGTRAKLENDRDNAYLSRDLATIRVDAPVDVELEALALQYPPPEDRAQELFTELEFRTLLKQFGGEMASIKRDAYRLVTTAEELEELRSVLAAAERFALDTETTSLDALQAGLVGLSFCADQEVAWYVPVAHAVLEPQLTWDAVRESLAPLIESPEVGIVGQHLKYDLKVLAKHGVELGGIDGDTLIADYLLSPDRRSHKLDDLALIHLSHRMIPYDEVAGGKGSFAEVGLEDARDYAAEDAHVTWLLDAKLEPMLAEAELDRLYHELELPLIPVLAQMETNGIAVDRAVLEDLSIELAKRVAEAEAQCHEAAGQEFNIGSVKQLREILFDKLDLPVIRKTKTGPSTNEAVLSELALQHPLPRAILDYRSLVKLKNTYVDPLPELINPETGRIHTHFSQTTAATGRLSSTDPNMQNIPVRTEEGRRIRTAFIAPPGRVLLAADYSQIELRILAHLCGGTGGFADAFSRGVDVHAETAVGLFDVPASEVTREMRTIAKAVNFGIVYGQSAFGLAQTQRISRGEAAEYIRRFKERFPEIEEYRQRTLEEAAVNGYVETLMGRKRPVPDLQSGNFAARAAAERVAINTPVQGSAADLIKKAMLTIDARLRTEFPDQLLLLQVHDELLLEVDEDKADEVGEMVQEEMASAMELSVPLVVDLGTGQNWEEAH